One genomic segment of Corynebacterium durum includes these proteins:
- the hemQ gene encoding hydrogen peroxide-dependent heme synthase, which translates to MTESRRLDYAALNSVQRYTQWAVFRIIPGGLGVERADIISQTQDFFAQLESTGTVVVRGIYDISSIRAEADYMIWWHAENIEDIQKAYNDFRRTTVLGQVSEVFWTGTAVHRPAEFNKSHLPSFIMGEDPGAWITVYPFVRSYDWYLMDDKDRRRILAEHGRSGRDFPDVRANTVPSFSLGDYEWILAFEGPDLGRIVDLMHKMRYTEARLHVREETPFFTGRRVADVSEIIEVLP; encoded by the coding sequence ATGACCGAATCACGTCGTCTGGATTATGCTGCTCTCAACAGTGTGCAGCGTTACACGCAGTGGGCTGTATTCCGCATCATTCCAGGTGGATTGGGCGTCGAACGTGCCGACATTATCTCTCAAACCCAGGACTTTTTTGCCCAACTAGAGTCCACAGGAACCGTTGTAGTGCGCGGAATATACGATATTTCCAGTATCCGCGCAGAAGCGGACTACATGATCTGGTGGCATGCCGAGAACATCGAGGATATCCAGAAGGCGTACAACGACTTCCGCCGTACGACAGTGCTCGGGCAAGTCTCAGAGGTTTTCTGGACAGGTACGGCTGTACACCGCCCCGCCGAATTCAACAAATCCCACCTTCCATCCTTCATCATGGGGGAAGACCCGGGTGCGTGGATCACCGTGTACCCCTTTGTTCGGTCCTATGATTGGTACCTCATGGACGATAAGGACCGTCGCCGCATCCTTGCTGAACATGGGCGTTCAGGGCGAGATTTTCCTGATGTTCGCGCCAACACGGTCCCGTCATTTTCGCTGGGGGATTACGAGTGGATCCTCGCTTTTGAAGGGCCGGATCTAGGCAGAATCGTTGACCTGATGCACAAGATGCGCTACACCGAGGCGCGCCTGCATGTGCGTGAGGAAACGCCGTTTTTCACTGGGCGTCGAGTAGCGGACGTCAGCGAGATCATCGAAGTGCTGCCCTAG
- a CDS encoding DUF3000 domain-containing protein — translation MTDSEATVHASAAADAAPQFFADAVESLYQAQLRPEISVGTIRPPQRLAPYSHAIGLEVMHPETDIVTPDSEGDAFGRLIILHDPQGEETWNGQLRLVAYIQADMDDAVAGDPLLPDVAWEWLREGLGDSTATFTNLGGTVTSTTSVRFGDIGGPPRAYQLELRASWTAEDNNLAPHVAAFATVLASVAGLPPEGVRMIR, via the coding sequence GTGACCGACTCTGAAGCTACAGTGCATGCCTCCGCAGCCGCCGACGCAGCTCCGCAGTTCTTTGCCGACGCTGTGGAATCCCTCTACCAGGCACAGCTTCGGCCCGAGATCTCAGTGGGTACAATTCGCCCGCCGCAGCGCTTGGCACCGTACAGCCACGCCATTGGTTTGGAAGTCATGCACCCTGAAACCGATATTGTTACGCCTGATTCCGAAGGCGACGCTTTTGGGCGTTTGATTATCCTCCATGATCCGCAAGGCGAAGAAACCTGGAACGGGCAGCTCCGCCTCGTAGCCTATATTCAGGCTGACATGGACGATGCCGTTGCAGGCGACCCGCTTCTCCCCGATGTTGCGTGGGAATGGCTGCGTGAAGGACTTGGGGACTCCACTGCGACGTTTACCAACCTAGGTGGCACCGTCACGTCAACCACATCAGTACGTTTCGGTGACATTGGTGGCCCACCTCGCGCCTACCAACTAGAGCTGCGAGCATCATGGACAGCTGAAGACAATAACCTCGCTCCGCATGTGGCGGCTTTTGCCACCGTGCTGGCAAGCGTTGCAGGACTTCCCCCAGAGGGCGTGCGGATGATCCGCTAG
- a CDS encoding ABC transporter substrate-binding protein — MNWLRPRVIIDPAAAAVMIVMLAVAGCGSPSDDVDSSATSTSTTTSAENAAHYPVTISHKQGETVLDKRPQRIVVLDYGALDYVDSMGFGSAIVGIPAGRIVPPSAENYGGTDEVGPLGKPDLKRIAELKPDLILTSSGTAVTYEKLAAVAPTVELADAGTDVLGNNAANARQMGRIFGVDADVEAELAALDEKVVTVREQVAALGATALVVVNSKGKTTAYGVHSRFSLVYDLGFIGIDGLHGGEPVKYSAEDIAKADPEFLFVINRDTLIDTHDQSATSTAAEEEEDILGSKVVRKSRAAQHRHIVYLNAAEWYQTGIGLTTLNTMVDAVGDAIKQ, encoded by the coding sequence GTGAACTGGTTGAGGCCGCGCGTCATCATTGACCCTGCTGCCGCAGCTGTCATGATCGTCATGTTGGCCGTAGCGGGGTGCGGTTCGCCGTCAGATGATGTTGACTCCTCAGCGACGAGTACTAGCACCACCACATCGGCAGAAAATGCAGCACACTATCCCGTGACTATTTCTCACAAACAGGGAGAAACCGTGCTGGACAAACGCCCGCAGCGGATAGTTGTTCTGGACTATGGAGCCCTGGATTATGTGGACAGCATGGGGTTCGGTTCCGCAATTGTGGGAATTCCTGCTGGCAGGATAGTCCCACCTAGCGCAGAAAACTATGGTGGTACTGACGAGGTCGGACCGTTGGGTAAGCCAGATCTGAAGCGCATAGCCGAGCTGAAGCCTGACCTCATACTAACGAGCAGCGGTACGGCAGTGACCTATGAGAAGCTCGCAGCCGTCGCGCCAACTGTGGAACTTGCTGACGCTGGAACGGATGTACTGGGGAACAATGCTGCCAACGCGCGACAGATGGGGCGAATTTTTGGCGTGGATGCGGACGTTGAAGCGGAGCTAGCCGCCTTGGATGAAAAAGTAGTGACCGTTCGTGAACAGGTGGCTGCGCTTGGAGCCACAGCGCTGGTTGTTGTAAATAGCAAAGGAAAAACCACAGCGTACGGCGTACATAGCCGGTTTTCGCTAGTGTACGATCTCGGCTTCATAGGCATTGACGGACTTCATGGAGGTGAACCCGTGAAATACTCTGCAGAGGACATCGCGAAGGCAGACCCGGAGTTTTTGTTTGTGATCAATCGAGACACCCTGATTGACACGCATGATCAGAGTGCAACATCCACCGCCGCTGAGGAAGAAGAGGACATACTAGGCAGCAAGGTGGTGAGAAAAAGCAGGGCTGCGCAGCACCGACACATTGTGTACTTAAACGCTGCTGAGTGGTATCAGACGGGTATTGGCCTCACCACACTCAACACCATGGTTGATGCTGTGGGCGATGCGATAAAACAGTAG
- a CDS encoding HRDC domain-containing protein translates to MSIPLVEPRDGLPPLCESPDQFHEALARLEAGNGPLAIDTERASGIRYGNRAFLVQIRRAGCGTVLFDAEQHRTELGEILKPLLNSTTWVLHAAVSDLPSLQNFGWFPIRLFDTEVAGRLAGFDRVNLAAMVEKVLGLHLAKGLAQSDWSRRPIPAAWLTYAALDVEVLLELADSMAAILTADGKTAWAEQEFEHIRLQARQPQAESTWQDMKGISVLTRPPQLAVAQALWTTREAIALRKDLSPGRVLRNRVLLDVARTLPTSPVELAKIPGFPKNKGAAYRWFRVVSQALHTPREQWPQPSPQVFDPQSRSWTKHDKAAAAALSDAKNIVAEIASRYHVPESYVLPTAIIKKAVWSTRVAKNITSKEQLQDLLAQQAVRPWQRGLVLEPLAAVLL, encoded by the coding sequence ATGTCAATCCCCCTTGTGGAGCCGCGTGATGGGCTGCCGCCGTTATGCGAATCCCCTGACCAGTTTCACGAGGCGCTTGCACGCTTGGAGGCCGGAAATGGCCCACTTGCCATTGACACAGAACGAGCCTCCGGCATCCGGTACGGGAACCGCGCCTTCCTAGTGCAGATACGTCGAGCAGGTTGTGGAACAGTCCTCTTTGATGCCGAGCAGCATCGTACCGAACTCGGAGAGATCCTGAAACCCCTGCTCAATAGCACTACATGGGTACTGCATGCAGCGGTGTCTGATCTGCCAAGTCTGCAGAACTTTGGGTGGTTTCCTATTCGGTTATTCGACACAGAGGTAGCGGGCCGTCTAGCGGGGTTCGATCGGGTGAATCTTGCAGCCATGGTGGAAAAAGTCCTGGGCCTGCACCTTGCCAAAGGGCTAGCACAGTCGGACTGGTCCAGGCGTCCCATCCCTGCTGCATGGTTAACCTATGCGGCGCTGGATGTGGAGGTGCTACTGGAACTCGCGGACTCCATGGCTGCCATCTTGACCGCCGATGGAAAAACTGCGTGGGCCGAGCAGGAGTTTGAGCACATCAGGCTTCAAGCTCGTCAGCCGCAGGCTGAATCAACATGGCAAGATATGAAAGGCATCAGCGTTTTGACACGACCCCCGCAACTCGCTGTCGCCCAAGCACTGTGGACCACGCGGGAGGCCATTGCACTCCGCAAAGACCTGTCACCCGGACGGGTATTGCGCAACCGTGTGCTTCTCGACGTCGCGCGCACGCTCCCCACATCCCCTGTTGAGTTGGCAAAGATCCCTGGCTTTCCCAAAAACAAGGGTGCTGCGTACCGTTGGTTCAGGGTGGTATCACAGGCCCTTCACACCCCTCGCGAGCAGTGGCCGCAGCCATCACCACAGGTCTTTGACCCTCAGAGCCGCTCATGGACAAAGCACGATAAAGCGGCTGCCGCTGCTCTATCAGATGCTAAAAATATTGTCGCCGAGATCGCATCCCGTTACCACGTGCCTGAGTCGTATGTCCTTCCCACAGCCATTATCAAAAAGGCAGTGTGGAGCACCCGTGTAGCCAAGAACATCACGTCCAAGGAACAATTGCAGGACTTGTTGGCACAACAAGCGGTCCGACCTTGGCAACGTGGGCTAGTGCTGGAACCGCTAGCTGCGGTCCTGCTGTAA
- the dxs gene encoding 1-deoxy-D-xylulose-5-phosphate synthase — protein MSILNRISSPEDLKALSTDELTQLATEVREFLVAKVSATGGHLGPNLGVVELTLALHRVFDSPRDAIIFDTSHQSYVHKIVTGRANLFDTLRQKDGLSGYTSRAESEHDWTESSHASAALSYADGMAKAFELTGQADRNVVAIVGDGALTGGMCWEALNNIAAGKDRNVVIIVNDNGRSYSPTIGGFADNLADLRMQPFYDKVMEQGKSTLNSMGWVGKRTFDVMHALKEGVKYTVIRTEMFPELGMKYIGPVDGHNLKQLEHAFRYARDYDGPLIIHVVTEKGRGYAPAENDEADLMHSTGIIDPVTGKPVFEAQPGWTSVFSKELLKAGRERNDIVAITAAMAGPTGLDKFGAEFPDRFFDVGIAEQHAITSAAGLALGGVHPVVAVYSTFLNRAFDQLLMDVALLRLPLTLVLDRAGITGSDGASHNGVWDLSILSIIPGMRVAAPRDGEQLRMLFREALAINDGPTAVRFPKGSLPPVHQAVETYDDGVEVLFRSEAPSDTAVRVALVSVGAFVETALAAATSLDAAGYAVTVVDPRWVVPVAESIVQTASEHDMVVTLEDGVIHGGVGSLLSEALSAAGIDTPLRHLAVPEEFLDHASRSEILHDQKLDAEGVAQRILDWLQQDRS, from the coding sequence ATGAGTATTCTGAATCGCATTTCGTCGCCTGAGGATCTCAAGGCGTTGTCAACGGACGAGTTGACGCAGCTGGCCACGGAGGTACGTGAGTTTCTTGTCGCAAAAGTGTCGGCGACAGGCGGGCATCTAGGCCCCAATTTGGGGGTGGTGGAGCTGACTTTGGCGCTTCACCGAGTGTTTGACTCTCCACGTGACGCCATCATTTTTGATACCAGCCACCAAAGCTATGTGCACAAGATTGTGACTGGGCGAGCTAATTTGTTTGATACATTGCGGCAGAAGGACGGCCTGTCTGGGTACACGTCTCGTGCTGAAAGTGAACATGACTGGACGGAATCGAGCCACGCGTCCGCTGCGTTGTCCTACGCCGACGGCATGGCTAAAGCATTTGAACTTACCGGGCAGGCTGACCGTAATGTGGTTGCCATCGTGGGGGATGGCGCCCTCACTGGCGGCATGTGCTGGGAGGCGCTGAATAACATTGCCGCAGGTAAAGACCGTAACGTCGTTATCATCGTAAATGATAACGGTCGCAGTTACTCACCGACCATCGGTGGTTTCGCGGATAACCTCGCGGACCTGCGGATGCAGCCCTTCTACGACAAGGTGATGGAACAGGGTAAAAGTACGCTCAATTCGATGGGTTGGGTGGGTAAACGCACCTTTGATGTGATGCATGCGCTGAAAGAGGGGGTGAAATACACCGTTATCCGCACTGAAATGTTCCCTGAACTGGGAATGAAGTACATCGGCCCGGTGGATGGACATAACCTGAAACAGCTGGAGCATGCCTTCCGCTATGCGCGGGATTACGACGGCCCGCTGATCATCCATGTAGTGACGGAAAAAGGTCGCGGCTACGCCCCTGCGGAAAATGACGAAGCTGATCTAATGCATTCCACAGGCATTATCGATCCTGTGACAGGGAAGCCGGTGTTCGAGGCACAACCGGGCTGGACTTCGGTGTTTTCTAAAGAACTGCTCAAGGCCGGACGCGAACGTAACGACATTGTGGCTATCACAGCCGCCATGGCGGGGCCCACTGGCCTTGATAAGTTCGGCGCGGAGTTCCCTGATCGTTTCTTCGATGTTGGCATTGCCGAGCAGCACGCCATCACCTCTGCGGCAGGTCTCGCGCTGGGGGGCGTGCACCCAGTTGTTGCTGTGTACTCTACCTTCCTCAACCGTGCCTTTGACCAGTTGCTCATGGATGTCGCGTTACTGCGGCTCCCACTCACCCTCGTTCTTGACCGTGCCGGTATCACGGGTTCCGACGGCGCTAGCCACAACGGCGTCTGGGATCTTTCGATTCTCTCCATCATCCCTGGCATGCGTGTTGCCGCACCCCGCGACGGTGAACAGTTGCGGATGCTTTTTCGTGAAGCACTTGCCATTAACGACGGCCCAACTGCCGTCCGTTTCCCTAAAGGCTCGCTGCCCCCTGTCCACCAAGCGGTAGAGACTTATGACGATGGTGTCGAGGTGCTATTCCGTTCTGAAGCGCCGTCCGACACTGCTGTCCGTGTTGCGCTTGTCTCGGTGGGTGCCTTCGTCGAGACAGCATTAGCGGCTGCCACATCCCTTGATGCTGCAGGCTACGCCGTGACCGTGGTTGACCCACGGTGGGTTGTTCCCGTTGCGGAATCGATTGTGCAAACCGCATCTGAGCATGACATGGTGGTCACTCTTGAAGATGGCGTTATCCACGGAGGCGTTGGCTCGCTTCTTAGTGAAGCACTCAGTGCTGCAGGTATTGATACTCCTCTACGTCACCTTGCGGTACCGGAGGAGTTCCTTGATCATGCGTCTCGCAGTGAGATTCTCCATGACCAGAAGCTGGATGCAGAAGGTGTCGCGCAGCGCATTCTGGACTGGTTACAGCAGGACCGCAGCTAG
- a CDS encoding class I SAM-dependent RNA methyltransferase, with protein MNKPPVATVDIESFAHGGEGIAHVDGRVVFVRGAIPGDTVEITFTQEKKNFARATVARVLTPSPQRTHQRCPAAAVGAGCCDLGELVPDHELTVKAATVVEQLRRLGQLNDVPEPELVDFDTPTGWRTRMRLGVDPHGRAGLRAGRSRDVVADAQCTQAVPGLLDGIVGPGARTFRPGAELVVAIDSTGHRHVVETRKVGRGQRVEQVTSVLEGTGTVQETVRNTTFEFPATGFWQAHRRAPEVYADTVEEWVRRECAAGESVDKQPGRVVAWDLYGGVGLFVPSLLRACGDAAEVYSVEVSPYAHDSGVAALSGDARVSFVTGKVERRLAQLPDPAVVVLDPPRQGAGDQVIADVAARHPGVVVHIGCDAATFARDTRSWVEHGYRLRRLRVFNAFPGTHHCETFGLFTPTSPAGRG; from the coding sequence ATGAATAAGCCACCAGTGGCAACTGTTGACATTGAAAGTTTTGCTCACGGTGGTGAAGGTATTGCGCATGTCGACGGCCGAGTCGTCTTTGTTCGCGGTGCCATCCCTGGAGACACTGTAGAAATAACTTTCACCCAGGAGAAAAAGAACTTTGCGCGGGCAACAGTGGCTCGAGTACTTACCCCGTCACCGCAGCGAACTCACCAGCGCTGTCCCGCAGCCGCAGTTGGCGCGGGCTGCTGTGACTTGGGGGAGCTCGTCCCTGACCATGAACTCACCGTCAAGGCTGCGACCGTTGTTGAACAGCTACGACGTCTCGGTCAGCTCAACGATGTTCCTGAACCTGAACTCGTGGACTTTGATACACCGACGGGATGGCGCACCCGCATGCGACTGGGGGTGGACCCCCATGGTCGCGCTGGGCTACGCGCGGGAAGGTCGCGTGACGTGGTTGCGGATGCGCAGTGCACGCAGGCTGTTCCTGGTTTGCTAGACGGCATCGTTGGGCCAGGGGCAAGAACGTTTCGTCCCGGCGCGGAGTTGGTCGTTGCGATTGACAGCACTGGTCATCGACATGTGGTGGAGACCCGGAAGGTAGGACGAGGCCAACGCGTTGAGCAGGTGACATCTGTGCTGGAGGGGACTGGCACGGTGCAAGAGACTGTGCGCAACACGACGTTTGAGTTTCCTGCCACTGGTTTTTGGCAGGCTCATAGGCGCGCTCCCGAGGTATACGCGGACACTGTGGAGGAGTGGGTGCGTCGGGAATGTGCGGCAGGAGAGAGCGTCGATAAGCAGCCAGGCAGGGTGGTTGCGTGGGATTTGTACGGCGGGGTGGGGTTGTTTGTGCCGTCATTACTGCGCGCGTGTGGTGATGCTGCTGAGGTGTATTCGGTGGAGGTGTCGCCTTACGCGCACGACAGTGGGGTGGCAGCGTTGTCAGGTGATGCTCGGGTGAGTTTTGTGACTGGGAAGGTGGAGCGTCGCCTGGCGCAGTTGCCTGATCCTGCGGTTGTGGTGTTGGATCCCCCGCGGCAGGGTGCTGGTGATCAGGTGATTGCTGATGTAGCTGCGAGGCATCCTGGTGTCGTTGTGCACATAGGGTGTGACGCCGCTACGTTCGCCCGGGATACCCGAAGTTGGGTGGAACATGGTTATCGATTACGCAGGTTACGTGTGTTTAACGCGTTTCCAGGTACACACCACTGTGAGACTTTTGGGCTATTTACGCCCACATCGCCTGCGGGCAGGGGGTAA
- a CDS encoding DUF3159 domain-containing protein, with protein MEQMGGVSGLISSTLPILILIPVNARWGLMPALMAAMGVACGVFLWRIIRRENLQPAFSGLIGVGIGAAIAWFTGDAKGFFLYGIWMSLLYAAIFFISVIIRWPAVGVVWKGINGDGMSWRANKKARYTYDIATIGWGLVFLIRFLIQKFFYDADATNSLAVAKILTGWPLTGVMMLVSVWAVRRANAAIKQADGEEPTPRPQESEDMNE; from the coding sequence ATGGAACAGATGGGTGGAGTGAGTGGACTTATCTCCTCCACACTGCCCATCCTCATCCTTATTCCTGTTAACGCGCGGTGGGGACTTATGCCCGCACTAATGGCCGCGATGGGGGTGGCCTGTGGAGTGTTCCTTTGGCGCATCATCCGCAGGGAAAACCTGCAGCCGGCATTTTCGGGACTCATTGGTGTGGGCATTGGTGCGGCGATCGCCTGGTTTACTGGCGACGCTAAAGGATTTTTCCTGTACGGCATATGGATGTCGCTGCTTTACGCCGCCATTTTCTTCATCTCAGTGATAATCCGCTGGCCTGCGGTTGGCGTGGTGTGGAAGGGCATCAACGGCGACGGAATGTCGTGGCGCGCCAACAAGAAAGCCCGCTATACCTACGACATCGCCACCATCGGTTGGGGCTTGGTGTTTCTCATTAGGTTCCTCATCCAAAAATTCTTCTACGATGCCGATGCCACGAACTCCTTGGCCGTGGCAAAAATTCTGACTGGATGGCCACTGACTGGCGTTATGATGCTCGTGTCTGTGTGGGCAGTTCGCCGAGCCAACGCAGCCATCAAACAAGCAGACGGGGAAGAACCAACACCCCGCCCACAAGAATCCGAGGATATGAATGAATAA
- the dut gene encoding dUTP diphosphatase, with protein sequence MGGFVRIVLGVSVNNDSHYPATIKLRRLDPDIPVPQRAHRGDAGVDLSATTDVIIHPGERLLVGTGIAIALPLGMVGLVHPRSGLAARHGLSIVNAPGTIDADYRGEIKVCLINLDPSEPFVIKRGDRIAQLVVQKVELVDFEEVDELDTTERGEQGYGSSGI encoded by the coding sequence ATGGGTGGTTTCGTGCGTATCGTATTAGGCGTGAGCGTTAACAACGATAGTCATTACCCCGCCACCATTAAGCTACGTCGGCTGGATCCTGACATCCCTGTCCCGCAGCGCGCCCATCGAGGGGATGCGGGGGTAGATTTGTCTGCCACCACTGATGTCATCATCCATCCGGGCGAGCGGTTGCTGGTAGGCACCGGTATTGCCATTGCGCTGCCACTAGGAATGGTGGGGTTAGTACATCCGCGTTCGGGGTTAGCTGCGCGGCATGGGTTGAGCATTGTCAACGCCCCAGGCACAATCGACGCAGACTACCGTGGTGAGATCAAAGTATGTTTGATTAACCTTGACCCTAGTGAACCTTTTGTTATCAAACGTGGTGATCGAATCGCCCAGCTTGTGGTCCAAAAAGTAGAGCTTGTGGACTTTGAGGAAGTGGACGAGTTGGACACCACTGAGCGTGGCGAACAGGGGTACGGCTCTTCAGGAATATAA
- a CDS encoding DUF3093 domain-containing protein, which produces MTDAISDATKVLYREKQWVPWYWWFLAAFIVALTTAQLAHNRSILWIYIPAAILTAAAAWVLLSLSSTVVTVEEDSDGVRWLGTRNAILPHTVVSRCLAVPTTAKRNAMGRQLDPAAFVVSHGWVPEMAMFVLDDPDDPTPYWLISTRNPENLLKAFVPALLQGDSSADT; this is translated from the coding sequence GTGACTGACGCGATCTCCGACGCCACTAAGGTCTTGTACCGCGAAAAGCAGTGGGTTCCATGGTATTGGTGGTTCCTTGCCGCGTTTATCGTGGCACTAACCACAGCGCAGCTGGCACATAATCGCAGCATATTGTGGATCTACATCCCTGCCGCCATACTCACTGCGGCGGCGGCATGGGTGTTGCTGTCCTTATCTTCCACAGTAGTCACTGTGGAAGAGGATTCTGACGGAGTACGTTGGCTTGGAACGCGCAACGCGATTCTGCCCCACACCGTGGTCTCGCGCTGCCTGGCTGTACCCACGACAGCAAAGCGGAACGCAATGGGACGTCAGCTTGACCCCGCAGCCTTTGTGGTCTCGCATGGATGGGTCCCCGAAATGGCGATGTTTGTGCTCGATGATCCAGACGACCCCACGCCCTACTGGCTGATCAGCACACGCAATCCTGAAAACCTTCTCAAGGCTTTTGTACCAGCGTTACTACAGGGCGACAGTTCAGCTGATACGTAG
- a CDS encoding DUF4193 domain-containing protein, which translates to MATDYDAPRRRAEDELETDSLEGLKAAENASNGMDDDGEIVEPFDLPSVDLSGEELNVTVVPRREDEFTCSSCFLVQRRNRISHIEEDGSIICLDCA; encoded by the coding sequence ATGGCTACTGATTACGACGCCCCCCGCCGTCGCGCCGAAGATGAGTTGGAAACTGACTCTCTTGAAGGTCTTAAGGCTGCTGAAAACGCCTCAAACGGCATGGACGACGATGGTGAAATCGTCGAGCCGTTTGACCTTCCCTCGGTCGATTTGTCTGGCGAGGAGCTGAATGTGACAGTTGTGCCTCGCCGCGAAGACGAATTCACATGCTCCAGCTGCTTCCTCGTGCAACGCCGCAATCGTATTTCTCACATTGAGGAAGACGGCTCCATCATTTGCCTTGACTGCGCTTAG
- a CDS encoding inositol monophosphatase family protein, which produces MVNPTSLMETATTIAVGAAELITRQRAEIVSLDEVTTTKSSDVDPVTIVDKSAEDYIADQLAQLRPEDGLLGEEGGNRSSKSGVTWIVDPIDGTVNFLYGIPQYAVSIAAEYGGEIIAGAVVNVQTGELFHAAHDEGAWLQQAGQKQRLRVTSKSELHTALVATGFGYDASRRAVQASLLDNILPHIRDIRRFGSAALDLCAVAAGRVDAYYEHGLNAWDFAAGLLIAQEAGAKVWAPSPSMPGSAGEIIVVAAPEVAEEMYALLQSIGALKPLAH; this is translated from the coding sequence ATGGTCAATCCTACTTCTTTAATGGAAACAGCTACTACGATCGCGGTTGGCGCGGCGGAACTCATCACGCGCCAGCGCGCCGAGATTGTCAGCTTGGACGAGGTCACCACAACGAAAAGCTCCGATGTTGATCCAGTCACCATCGTGGATAAGTCTGCTGAAGACTACATTGCTGATCAGCTGGCGCAGTTACGTCCAGAGGACGGGTTGCTGGGGGAGGAGGGTGGTAACCGTTCCTCAAAGTCCGGCGTCACCTGGATTGTGGACCCGATTGATGGGACCGTCAATTTTCTCTACGGCATTCCGCAGTATGCGGTCTCCATTGCCGCCGAATACGGAGGAGAGATTATCGCAGGTGCGGTCGTGAATGTGCAGACAGGGGAACTTTTTCACGCTGCACACGATGAGGGAGCGTGGCTGCAGCAGGCTGGTCAGAAGCAGCGGTTGCGGGTGACGTCGAAAAGCGAACTCCACACCGCCCTTGTCGCAACAGGTTTCGGCTATGACGCTTCTCGACGCGCCGTGCAAGCATCGTTGCTGGATAATATCCTGCCTCATATACGTGACATTCGACGTTTCGGCAGTGCGGCCCTCGACCTGTGTGCGGTTGCTGCTGGGCGAGTTGACGCGTACTACGAGCATGGGTTGAACGCCTGGGATTTTGCGGCTGGTCTGCTCATCGCCCAAGAGGCTGGTGCAAAAGTGTGGGCCCCGTCGCCATCCATGCCGGGCAGCGCTGGTGAGATCATTGTTGTCGCTGCTCCAGAGGTGGCCGAAGAGATGTACGCACTGCTGCAGTCAATAGGCGCACTGAAGCCGTTGGCTCACTGA
- the ppgK gene encoding polyphosphate--glucose phosphotransferase, which produces MSKIGFGIDVGGSGIKGARVDLETGEFVGDRIKILTPKPATTDAVAETIVAILNQAGWDGPVGITLPSVVKNQHAHTAANIDPSWVNTDLTELFSWHLPERRVHVLNDADAAGLAEVKFGHPDASHGSVIMLTFGTGIGSAFFQDGVLFPNTELGHLAFKNSEVEKYASSAVKDNEELSYTQWAKRVSKVLTEFERLFWPSLFIAGGGISRKSEKWIPKLTSTTPVVAAELRNRAGIVGAAMAVEQGLLP; this is translated from the coding sequence ATGAGCAAAATTGGTTTTGGCATTGACGTGGGCGGATCGGGCATCAAAGGGGCCCGAGTAGATCTAGAAACCGGCGAATTTGTCGGTGATCGCATCAAGATTCTTACCCCTAAACCCGCCACTACTGACGCCGTCGCAGAAACCATCGTTGCCATCCTGAACCAGGCTGGGTGGGATGGTCCCGTGGGCATCACCCTCCCCTCCGTGGTGAAGAACCAGCACGCACACACCGCCGCAAACATTGATCCAAGCTGGGTCAACACTGATCTCACCGAGCTTTTTTCCTGGCACCTTCCAGAACGTCGAGTCCATGTACTCAATGATGCCGATGCCGCCGGTCTTGCCGAGGTTAAGTTCGGCCACCCTGATGCTTCCCATGGCTCCGTCATCATGCTGACCTTTGGCACCGGCATCGGCTCAGCCTTCTTCCAAGATGGTGTCTTATTCCCTAACACCGAGTTGGGGCATCTCGCTTTCAAGAACTCTGAGGTGGAAAAATATGCCTCATCTGCCGTTAAAGATAACGAGGAACTTTCCTACACCCAATGGGCTAAACGAGTCTCAAAGGTTCTCACTGAGTTTGAGCGCCTGTTCTGGCCCTCGCTGTTCATCGCCGGTGGCGGTATTTCCCGCAAATCAGAAAAATGGATACCTAAACTGACATCCACAACGCCAGTCGTCGCTGCAGAACTACGCAATCGCGCAGGTATTGTTGGTGCAGCAATGGCTGTTGAACAGGGCCTCCTGCCCTAA